One Monomorium pharaonis isolate MP-MQ-018 chromosome 4, ASM1337386v2, whole genome shotgun sequence DNA segment encodes these proteins:
- the LOC105829405 gene encoding uncharacterized protein LOC105829405, with amino-acid sequence MTETTMASNRTTYDETTAGKLNLTSVTFLPSNVVAAAFNAETTNPSAAMTGDPAAVTTIKPHLRVHNVTEYLVEQDELDHSILANFSDIQTVLLACISTLLPLIIALGIAFGCRHVWRKYRNDGGNGLPWYKNVCNRDNAVESQNHHPHSGNVPVEAATRVLSAQDLVNGLDVPRYMCETEVMEDVNVAPTAAVMKYTTTTTTSTAITSGNHISKNANGNIITLTLKNNHLIVETEERAVTMEDDKSTSRYKDSGSFVVEVQPDYDKEEMEGNKGSSDNVTTGVTDQQALVHREEIPDDRSSGFENTRLFGSTNTGLSQSDLSISSQGSANPSYRYGNQVEYDSGHLGYPMYGGSYESDMPLRKLEGRSKWVEFDKSPDIEKILLDDSRNFTSEEEVEEEEGEQQEEGQEEDNKSLQFFEKSKNLSSLQDMVNAMREDSLEMDSFPDPVRSNPNLQVNGTTPNKLEIMEQKALSNDFASKVENNKPVITGVLLKDDVQEDAFQEQQRKLGNGTLTPEHKGDRTAARKPEGSVFVPSHKRAGSIPPRLIEETLEMERKKSLDLYNKYSQIKTSTRGMLPSLSPKFELLQNEVSPIEEKES; translated from the exons ATGACGGAAACGACGATGGCATCCAATCGTACAACGTACGACGAAACGACGGCAGGAAAACTGAATCTCACGTCGGTGACATTCCTACCTTCCAACGTGGTCGCGGCCGCGTTTAACGCCGAGACGACTAATCCGTCCGCAGCGATGACGGGCGACCCCGCGGCCGTTACTACCATCAAGCCGCACCTTCGCGTTCACAACGTGACGGAGTATCTCGTCGAGCAGGACGAGCTCGATCACA GTATCCTTGCCAACTTTTCAGACATACAGACCGTTTTGCTTGCATGCATATCGACATTATTACCGCTGATCATCGCCTTGGGAATCGCCTTCGGCTGCAG GCACGTGTGGCGAAAGTATCGGAACGACGGCGGGAACGGTTTACCTTGGTACAAGAACGTCTGCAACCGCGACAATGCAGTCGAGTCGCAAAATCATCATCCGCATTCCGGAAATGTTCCCGTTGAGGCCGCCACGAGGGTCCTCTCCGCACAAGAC TTGGTGAATGGCCTAGACGTACCCCGATACATGTGCGAAACGGAGGTGATGGAGGACGTGAATGTTGCCCCGACGGCGGCCGTGATGAAGtacaccaccaccaccacgaCCTCCACCGCCATCACTTCCGGCAATCATATCAGCAAGAACGCGAACGGGAACATCATCACCCTTACGCTCAAGAACAATCATCTTATCGTAGAGACGGAAGAACGTGCG gTAACGATGGAAGATGACAAATCCACGTCGAGATACAAGGACAGCGGTTCATTTGTGGTCGAAGTACAGCCGGATTATGACAAGGAAGAGATGGAGGGTAACAAAGGGTCGTCCGACAATGTGACTACCGGTGTCACCGATCAACAGGCTCTAGTGCACAGGGAGGAAATACCGGATGACAGATCTTCAG GTTTCGAAAATACACGACTGTTTGGGAGCACCAATACTGGTCTGTCACAGTCAGACCTTTCAATATCCAGTCAAGGTTCAGCCAATCCTAGCTACCGCTACGGCAATCAAGTCGAATACGATTCCGGCCATCTTGGTTACCCTATGTACGGTGGTAGTTACGAGTCCGATATGCCATTGAGAAAACTAGAGGGACGTTCGAAATGGGTAGAATTCGACAAGTCGCCGGATATAGAAAAGATACTCTTAGACGATTCCAGAAATTTCACCAGTGAAGAGGAGgtggaggaagaggagggagAGCAGCAGGAGGAAGGGCAGGAGGAGGACAACAAAAGT CTGCAATTCTtcgaaaaatcaaaaaatctATCGTCCTTGCAAGACATGGTTAACGCGATGCGGGAGGATTCGTTGGAGATGGACAGTTTCCCGGATCCCGTGCGATCGAATCCGAATCTCCAAGTGAACGGCACGACTCCCAACAAACTCGAGATTATGGAGCAGAAGGCTCTGAGCAACGATTTTGCCAGCAAAGTGGAGAACAATAAGCCCGTGATAACCGGGGTGCTGCTGAAGGACGACGTTCAGGAGGACGCGTTCCAGGAGCAGCAGCGTAAACTGGGTAACGGCACGCTGACGCCGGAGCACAAGGGGGATAGGACGGCGGCGCGTAAGCCGGAAGGCAGCGTCTTCGTGCCAAGCCACAAACGGGCGGGCAGCATCCCGCCGCGGTTGATCGAGGAGACGCTCGAGATGGAGCGCAAGAAGTCGCTCGACCTCTACAACAAGTACAGCCAAATCAAAACGAGCACCAGGGGCATGTTGCCGAGCTTGAGCCCGAAATTCGAGCTGCTGCAGAACGAGGTGAGTCCGATCGAGGAGAAAGAAAGTTAA